The Candidatus Bathyarchaeia archaeon genome segment GAGCCAATTTATTCTTAAACCCAGACTTTGTTCTCTCAGTATTAAGTGAGGAGCTGCCGCTAATATTTTATGCTGGTGGAGTTGGCTTCACAGGAAGCTTTGATGATAGGTTACCTGAAGTGTTAAGGAAAGCTAAGGACTTGGGCTCTTTAACCTTCCTAGACCCTGTCACTCCGTATATGCGTGAGTGGAGATTTTTAATTCCAGCGATCAAATGGACCGATATATTTCACTGTAATGCTTACGAAGCCGAGCAGATAACTGGAAGAAAAAACCTCTATGATGCTTGCGAAGACCTAATCAAGATGGGGGCCGGCATGGTTATCATAAGCATGGGGGATAAGGGTCTTATCGCAAGAACAAAAGAAAACATGTTTGAGCTGCCAGCCTTTAAGGTTCCAACAGTTGATCCTACTGGGGCGGGTGATGCTCTATGCGCTGGTATAATAAGTGGATTTGTGGAGAAGAGTGGCTGTAGGAGAATCAACGCGTTGGATCTATCCGTAAGCGAAATTATAGATATCCTTATGGTCGGTGAAGCCGCCGGAGCCGCATGTGTAACAATGGTTGGGACGACGACCGCTGTAACAAGGGAGAATGTTGAAAGAATCCTTAATGAGCAGGGCGAATATTTGAGGCGTAAAATTAAAGTCTCCTCGATTAGAGAATAAATGTCGATATGAGTGAAAAGGAGACTCTCGTGGAAGCTTACTGTATTAAAGTCCCTAAAAATTTGGGAGAAAAAGCGATAAACGTGACAGCTAAGCTTGGTCTCTTAAATAAGGATTTAAAGGTGCTTAAGGTTGAGGAGCACCTGTTTGTCCCGCTTAAGGAAAGACCGTTAGAAGAGCATGTTGCTAAAATTTGTAGGGAGATTGGAGAATTCGAGATTTTAACCTCCAGTTTTCCGAAGCGTGAAAAACAGTTTAAAAGCTTAGTTGATTTCTTGGAAGATAAGTTGCCGCCACATCTTTTAGCGAGCCTTCCGCGATCGATAGATTTCATAGGTGACGTAGCTATCTTAGAGATCCCTAGTGAACTTGAAAGTTATAAGTATTTAATTGGAGAAGCCATGTTAAAGGTGTTTAAACATGCGAGATCTGTTCTCGCCAAATCCGGCGCGGTTAAGGGGGATTACCGTGTTAGGGAGTATGAGTTGATAGCTGGCTCAGCTGACACCGAGACCATACATAAGGAGCATGGATGCAAATACTTTCTTGATCCAAGAAAAGTCTATTTTTCGCCCAGATTATCCTATGAGCATTACAGGGTCGCCTCGCAGGTTTCTGAAGGTGAAACGGTTATAGATATGTTCGCCGGCGTTGGTCCATTCTCAATCTTAATAGCGAAGACTAGGGAAAAAGTAACTGTTTACTCGATAGATATAAACCCGGATGCTGTAAGATACTTAGAGAGAAATATTTATGTGAATAAGGTTCATGGAAAAGTTATACCGTTTCTCGGCGATGCAAGAGAGGTCATTGAAAGTAAGCTGCGTGGATTAGCTGACCGCGTTATAATGAACCTCCCGGAAAAAGCGATAGAGTATATTGACGCGGCATGCAAAGCGCTTAAGCCTTCGGGCGGCGTTATCCACTACTATGAGATTGCTGGTGGAGCAGACGTTATGGAGAAAGTGAGGAGAAGACTTATTGAAGCGATAGAGAGGTCTGGAAGAAGCATAGAGGCTCTGCTCTCCGAGAGAATTGTGAAAGAAGTTGCGCCGTACAAGTGGCATATATCGATAGATGTGAAAGTAAAGTAGATTAAGGGATAAGCTACCCCTCACCACACATATAATGGTTAATGAGAATCATGAGCATTAAAGTTTATACCGATGAATCCCTATGTAGAAAATGCAGCTTTTGTAGGACGGTTAATAGATGCGTGAACCCTTACTGCGTAGGTTGCCTATCATGTTATTTTGCGTGCCCCTACGAGGCGAAAAAGATCATTGAAGATAGGGTTGAGAGTAGGCGTCTCATTAAGATTACAGTTGACGGCGTTCAATGCGCTGTTCCGGAAAATGTGACCGTTAAGGATGCTTTAAGATTAATCGGATATAATGTTGGAATCTACCCCGACGAAGGGCGTGTTCAAGCGCCATGTAATCTCGGCGGCTGCTGGGCATGTATGGTTATAGCTGATGGAAAACCGATAAGATCATGCATAACAGGCGTGAAGGATGGCATGCTTATTGAGACGGATACCAGCTCGACACCGCCGTTAAGAATTATTCATGGACCCGAACCGCACATTGTTGGCGGTAAGGCGACCCCATGGACCGAGGGTAAAGGGGTAAGGTATGTTGAAGTTGCCATATGGGCGGCTGGCTGCAATCTCCGATGCAGAAGCTGCCAGAACTACAGTGTGACGTACGATAATTATTCGGAGCCTTTAACGCCTGAGGAGGCTGCTAGAAGACTAACATATTATAAGAGGCTTTACGGCGTCAATGGTTTAGCGATCAGCGGTGGGGAACCCACACTGAATAAGCGCTGGCTTCTAAAATATTTCAGAGAGCTCCAGAGACTAAACCCGGACAAAAAGGCTAGATTGCATCTTGATAGCAATGGAACCCTGCTAACGCCATCATATATCGACGCCCTCATCGAGGCTGGAGCAAACAATATTGGTGTCGAGCCTAAAGGTCTTCGACTGGAAACCTTTATGAACATAAGTGGTATAAGAGATGAGAGTCTTGCTGAGCGATATCTTAAAACAAGCTGGGAAGCCGTAAAATATCTCGCGGACAAATATAAGGATAGAGTCTATATTGGGGTGGGGGTTCCATATAACTCGGCATTTATGACTTTCGACGAGCTCTTTGAAATAGGGGAGAAAATAGCCTCTATAGATCCAACACTCCAAGTCTGTGTACTAGATTACTTTCCAGCGTTCAGAAGGAGGGAGATAAAAAGACCCAGTTATAGAGAGATGCTGAAGGTTAAGGAGATATTAAACAGTGTGGGGCTAAAATACGTGATTGTCCAAACATCTATTGGTCATGTTGGACCTTAGCGTATTTCAGGGCTTTAAATTAATTTGGCATCTTTCACTAATAGTGAGTATTAGTGTAGTAATAATATATAGCGGTTGGCGAGCGAAATAATGTATGATGTTGCCGATATCGCCGAGAATCTTATGCGCGAATTTGCTCATCAAACTGGGCTAACGTCAAATCTAAAACCTAAACGCTACCTGTGGACCGATTCATTCGCGGTATGCAACTTCATTGAGCTATACTTTCGAAAGAGGGATGAAGAGTTTCTGCGAATGGCGCTTAATCTTGTGGATCAAGTACATTTTGTGCTTGGTAGGCACCGAGAGGATGACTCCAGAACTGGTTGGATAAGTGGGTTGAGCGATGAAGAAGGTTGGAAGCATCCGACTATAGGTGGTTTAAGAATAGGTAAGCTCTTACCTGAGCGTAAACCAGATGAACCTTTCGACGATGCTTTAGAATGGGAGCGTGATGGACAATACTACCATTATTTAACGAAGTGGATGCATGCACTTAATATTATCGGTAAAGCTACGGGCGACAATAAATATGTTATTTGGGCTATTGAACTCGCAAAAAAAGCGCATGAAGCGTTTGTTTACAAGACCCCAGATGGGCGAAAACGCATTTACTGGAAAATGAGCATAGATTTATCAAGGCCCTTAGTATCTTCGATGGGTCAACATGATCCGCTTGACGGGCTTATCACCTACATGGAGCTACAGGCGTCAGCATTAGGCGGATCTCTTACTCTGCCGGATCTTGCCAAGAAGATTAAGGACATGGAAGATATATGCGATAAAATGAACTGGGTTACTGAGGACCCGCTGGGCGCGGGCGAGCTAATTAAATGTTCCTACATGCTTGCTGATCTAATTGCTAAAGGCTTCTCTAACCGGCTGGATCTTCTTTTAAGTATTGTAAATGATTCTCTTCTGAGCCTAGAGCTATATCTGGCTAATGAAACAACTACTTTACCAGCCGATTTAAGATTAGCTTTTCGAGAGCTCGGTTTATCCATTGGACTTAAAGCCGCTGTTAAGCTTAGAGGGTTGGTGGAAAATAGTCGTAAACTATCGAGTAATCCTGACTTAGTTTCAGCTGCTAAAGATTTATCCGGATATATTTGGCTATCTAACGAGATAGATAGATTTTGGCTTAGCCCAAAGAACAGAGAGAGCCGGACATGGTTAGAGCACAGGGATATTAATACAGTTATGTTAGCAACGAGCTTAATTCCAGATGCCTTCTTAGGAATAATAAGTGAAAGAAGAGTTAACTCTAAGTGTAGATGATGAAAAAATTAGTGCGCAGCTTTTACTATAGCCACTATTCGGGACGCTAAACTTCGCTCTTCACTCCACTCAACATTTCCAAATATTGCTTAAGCTTACTGAACAGTTCGCTTGCCTTTATCTCTTCAGCGCTTTCTGGCAACATAAGCTGATATTTTCCTTGACCAATATCTCTTAGTATAAAGTACTTCTTGCCAAACTCGAAGTAAATGAAGTCTCTACCAGTCTCAATATCCCACTTTTTTGTTTCCTCTGACATATGCGGTCACAACACTACAATAAGCGTAGCCAGTATTAAAGACTTACTTTCACTTTAATTATCCTCAGCTCCTCAAACTTTGGAATCTGAGGATAATTAAAGTAGCCCTGTTCACAGGACGAGATGAGTAGAGACACCTTACGTCAGAAACGAAGTTTCATGCGACCCCCGCTCAAAAACAATATCCTAAGTCTGACATTAGGCGATTTTAAGTAAACCAAGATTACAAGTAACTGCACCAAATTTGATTGAGACCGCCGTTATCTCTGAGATAAAATGTTCTTTAGTTCTCTTCTCCTCATCCAAATCCTTCTCTGCATAGCATCTATGTGCTGTGATAAAGGAAATATTTTTAGACAACTCCGGTTTTGCCATCTTCTTTATTCTGCAAATACTTTTTAGGTTAAAAAACATCTTTATATATTTTGGGGTATTCTGGATGAACTCAAGAGAGCGTGTATTAGCTGCTATAAACCATGAAGTACCTGATAGAATCCCAACTGACATATGGGCTACACCTGAAGTTTGGAGTAATCTTAGAGCGTATTTTGGCGAAAACGTCGATATTATGGAGACTCTACACATAGATGGCATAGCATGGTTATCGCCTAAATATGTAGGTCCCAAGTTATTTGCTAACGGAGAGTGGAAAGTTGATTACTGGGGTGTGTGCTACAAACTAGTTAGTTATGGAAATGGATTAGGAGTATATGAGGAGCCCATTGACCCGCCCTTAGCCCATGCAAAAACTATAAAGGATTTAGACGCCTACCAGTGGCCTAAAGTCGACTGGTTTAATTTTTCAGAGATGCGGAAGGAAGCCAAAAAGACCCGTGAGAAGAGGGTTATAGGAGCGGGCTATATGGCTGTATTCTATCAGCACTGCCTTCTGAGGGGCTTCAAAAATGCTCTGCTTGATCCAATTATGAGACCTGAATTCACTCGTCATCTTTTAGACTTAATATCAGGCTTCCTCTATGAGCTACATGTCCGTATCTTTGAGGAGTGTGATGGGCTTATAGATGTAACTCAGGTAACGGATGATCTCGGCACTCAGAATGGTCCAATGATAAGCTTGAAGATTTTCCGCGATTTTTATCGGCCACATATGAAAAAGTTTATAGATCTAGCCCACGGCTTCGGGATAAAGGTTTTTCATCATGATGATGGGGCAATACGCATATTTATACCGGAGCTAGTGGAAATGGGCATAGATATATTGAATCCAGTGCAATGGACGTGCCCGGGAATGGACCTTGAGGAATTAAAGAGGGAGTTTGGCGATCATTTATGTTTCCATGGTGCAATAGATAATCAGCGCATATTATCCTTTGCAACGCCAGAGCAGGTGAGAGCTGAAGTTAGGAGGTGTATAGATATATTGGCGTCGGATGGAACAGGGTATATTCTAGCGCCATGCCACAACATACAGCCCATATCGCCAATAGAAAATATAATAGCGATGTACGATGAGGCATACAAGTACGGCTCAAGTATTCTGAAAAAAGGATAACAAGGATAGATTGAAACAACATTCAAGACGAATTGGCTGCTTCTATAGCTTATAGAGGAGGTTATTGAGCGCTGTAATTTTAAGATTCTCTATCGATTTTCGCGGTCCTCTAACGGTTATTTCATAGTTTTCTTTTGGAAGTAGGCTGAAGTAGTTGTCGCTAAATGTAACGCCAAGATCATCAGATTTAACTTCGACCATCCAAGCGAATTTATCTGATTTAATTCTGAGAATGAAAGTTTCATTGCTGAGACTCTCAACAGTCCACTCAATGTTTACAGGTTTAAGCTTAAGATCCTTCCATGGAACCATGAAAAAGATATCCTTGCTTAGCGATTTCTCATCCCCAATAAATCTAGCCCAGTAATAGCGGGTTTGCTGTTCTTCCTCACAGAGCTCAGGTAGTGAAATGTAGGCTAATCTCTGTGAAGTGTCGGCTGCTACGTTGACTGAATCCCGACCCAACAATATAACGTTCTCCGCGTCGAGGCGTCCCCAACCGTATTCAAGTTCTCCACGAATGGGATTTAAAGTATCATTAATCAGCCATACTGATAATCCCCCATTGTCTTCTTGGAGGGAAATTATTACTGGAGCGAAAGCCCTCTTAACGGCATAGAAGCTTGGTTTTCGGTTAAGATAATAGTCTATGATCGACCAGCTGGTTGTTGCCCCCCAGCAATCGTTAAAGCACCAGAAGAGTACACCGCTAGTATAATATTTTCTGCGTCTGAAGTGGCTAATTACGTAACGGTAAGCTTCCGCCTGGAAAATTTGACTTAATATAATTAGTTCCTGTAGAGGTAGCTCCTCGATATTTTTACCGAAATGAACTTTTAAAGCGTATTTTAATGCGCCGAGCTCAAACGTGTTATTATGGAAATTCCATGAAGGTGAACCATACCACAATTCGTTTAATGGAAGGCTCCGTCTTAAAGTATCCATCACGGGTGGAGCTAGCCAGCCGAATTCGGTTATGAATTTACCTCGGTCCGTTCTGAAGTCCTTATAATAGACGCGGCTCTCATCTTTACGGAACAAATAAATATCCCAAGAGTGCCGATCTCCAAGTTTTTCGCTATTAGCGTCTAAGCCTCCATAGGGGCTTGAGGGCCAATATGGTCTGCTTGGGTCAAGCGCCGCGCATATTTTCGGTATTAATTCATGGTAAACACGCCATCCATAGAATCTACTACTTTTTCTTAGAGTTCTAAAGATCCATTGATTTTCATTATTTCCGCACCATAATACGATGCATGGATGATTACGCAGCCTCTTAATGATCAACTCTATTTCTCTGGCAACCTCGGATAGGAAGTCCTCCCTGTCCTCCGGTATTTGGGAGCAGGCGAACATGAAGTCTTGCCATATCATTATTCCATATCGGTCGCAAGCATCGTAAAAGGCGTCATCTTCATAAATGCCGCCTCCCCAAACCCTCAACATATTAAAGTTCGCCTCAGCCGCCTCACTTATCAGTTTCTCATATTTTTCAGGGGTAACTCTAGCCATTATGGAGTCAGCTGGCACCCAGTCGGCACCTTTACAGAAGTCCTTCTTACCATTAATCATTATCGTAAACGATTGCCCCTCTTCCTCTGAAATGCGCTCTTCAAGCAGATCAACTTCCCGAATACCGTATCTAAAGCTTGTAGAGTCGAGTAGCTCACCATCTAATGAGAAAATGTTGCATGTGAAGTCGTAAAGGTATGGTTCACCGTAGCCGTTTGGCCACCAAAGGCGCGGGTTCTCCACAAAAATATTGGTTGAGACAATGTTATACCCGGGAGCTAACGTCGACTCCAACCGCTTAACTAGAGTCCTGCCGTCGCCACTCAGCTCTATCTCGAAAAATACTTCTTGCTCTTTATCAGCGAAGCACTCTACTTCAAGCTGCACCTTAATTTTAGCCTTAGCACCACCATCGATGAGGTGCGATGACAAAAAAACGCTGCGCAAAGCTAAAGTCTTATAGGAGCGCAGCTTAACTGGCCGCCAGATTCCGGCGGTCATAAGTCTGGGCGCCCAATCCCATCCTACTGAGAATTGTGCTCTCCGAAGGAAAATTCTAGAGGTCTCTCTCGGGTTCACTTTTTCGCCCTCATAATATTTAGATAAATCTTGCCTCATCGCCCAACGAGTACCGCAATCTAACCGTACAACCAGCATATTTTCGCCGGGTTTAATCACATTGGTCACATCAACGGTCCAAGGTACGAGAGCGTTCATTGAACGCCCTAGATACTGGCCATTAAGCCAAACATCGGCGATGGTATCTAGACCCTC includes the following:
- a CDS encoding carbohydrate kinase family protein gives rise to the protein MIVTCAGILVADIIAADLPKISAPGELTFAPKGIEVHLGGHCGNVSIDLRKLGLRSGDISSIGAVGYDIFGDFIENELKKHGVITHLQRVPNVGTSKDIILVVRGEDRRYHVDSGANLFLNPDFVLSVLSEELPLIFYAGGVGFTGSFDDRLPEVLRKAKDLGSLTFLDPVTPYMREWRFLIPAIKWTDIFHCNAYEAEQITGRKNLYDACEDLIKMGAGMVIISMGDKGLIARTKENMFELPAFKVPTVDPTGAGDALCAGIISGFVEKSGCRRINALDLSVSEIIDILMVGEAAGAACVTMVGTTTAVTRENVERILNEQGEYLRRKIKVSSIRE
- a CDS encoding class I SAM-dependent methyltransferase family protein gives rise to the protein MSEKETLVEAYCIKVPKNLGEKAINVTAKLGLLNKDLKVLKVEEHLFVPLKERPLEEHVAKICREIGEFEILTSSFPKREKQFKSLVDFLEDKLPPHLLASLPRSIDFIGDVAILEIPSELESYKYLIGEAMLKVFKHARSVLAKSGAVKGDYRVREYELIAGSADTETIHKEHGCKYFLDPRKVYFSPRLSYEHYRVASQVSEGETVIDMFAGVGPFSILIAKTREKVTVYSIDINPDAVRYLERNIYVNKVHGKVIPFLGDAREVIESKLRGLADRVIMNLPEKAIEYIDAACKALKPSGGVIHYYEIAGGADVMEKVRRRLIEAIERSGRSIEALLSERIVKEVAPYKWHISIDVKVK
- a CDS encoding radical SAM protein; translated protein: MSIKVYTDESLCRKCSFCRTVNRCVNPYCVGCLSCYFACPYEAKKIIEDRVESRRLIKITVDGVQCAVPENVTVKDALRLIGYNVGIYPDEGRVQAPCNLGGCWACMVIADGKPIRSCITGVKDGMLIETDTSSTPPLRIIHGPEPHIVGGKATPWTEGKGVRYVEVAIWAAGCNLRCRSCQNYSVTYDNYSEPLTPEEAARRLTYYKRLYGVNGLAISGGEPTLNKRWLLKYFRELQRLNPDKKARLHLDSNGTLLTPSYIDALIEAGANNIGVEPKGLRLETFMNISGIRDESLAERYLKTSWEAVKYLADKYKDRVYIGVGVPYNSAFMTFDELFEIGEKIASIDPTLQVCVLDYFPAFRRREIKRPSYREMLKVKEILNSVGLKYVIVQTSIGHVGP
- a CDS encoding uroporphyrinogen decarboxylase family protein; its protein translation is MNSRERVLAAINHEVPDRIPTDIWATPEVWSNLRAYFGENVDIMETLHIDGIAWLSPKYVGPKLFANGEWKVDYWGVCYKLVSYGNGLGVYEEPIDPPLAHAKTIKDLDAYQWPKVDWFNFSEMRKEAKKTREKRVIGAGYMAVFYQHCLLRGFKNALLDPIMRPEFTRHLLDLISGFLYELHVRIFEECDGLIDVTQVTDDLGTQNGPMISLKIFRDFYRPHMKKFIDLAHGFGIKVFHHDDGAIRIFIPELVEMGIDILNPVQWTCPGMDLEELKREFGDHLCFHGAIDNQRILSFATPEQVRAEVRRCIDILASDGTGYILAPCHNIQPISPIENIIAMYDEAYKYGSSILKKG
- a CDS encoding glycoside hydrolase family 2 protein: MGKNFLRQKLSRLEIPLNGVWSLRYCDPSEGEASGWPIKGVGGEGAYLARVPGDVHMDLMRAGVIKDPLFGENAKSCEWMEDKDWWYSRTFTVDQDFIQDHVELCFEGLDTIADVWLNGQYLGRSMNALVPWTVDVTNVIKPGENMLVVRLDCGTRWAMRQDLSKYYEGEKVNPRETSRIFLRRAQFSVGWDWAPRLMTAGIWRPVKLRSYKTLALRSVFLSSHLIDGGAKAKIKVQLEVECFADKEQEVFFEIELSGDGRTLVKRLESTLAPGYNIVSTNIFVENPRLWWPNGYGEPYLYDFTCNIFSLDGELLDSTSFRYGIREVDLLEERISEEEGQSFTIMINGKKDFCKGADWVPADSIMARVTPEKYEKLISEAAEANFNMLRVWGGGIYEDDAFYDACDRYGIMIWQDFMFACSQIPEDREDFLSEVAREIELIIKRLRNHPCIVLWCGNNENQWIFRTLRKSSRFYGWRVYHELIPKICAALDPSRPYWPSSPYGGLDANSEKLGDRHSWDIYLFRKDESRVYYKDFRTDRGKFITEFGWLAPPVMDTLRRSLPLNELWYGSPSWNFHNNTFELGALKYALKVHFGKNIEELPLQELIILSQIFQAEAYRYVISHFRRRKYYTSGVLFWCFNDCWGATTSWSIIDYYLNRKPSFYAVKRAFAPVIISLQEDNGGLSVWLINDTLNPIRGELEYGWGRLDAENVILLGRDSVNVAADTSQRLAYISLPELCEEEQQTRYYWARFIGDEKSLSKDIFFMVPWKDLKLKPVNIEWTVESLSNETFILRIKSDKFAWMVEVKSDDLGVTFSDNYFSLLPKENYEITVRGPRKSIENLKITALNNLLYKL